In the genome of Bryobacteraceae bacterium, one region contains:
- a CDS encoding PQQ-binding-like beta-propeller repeat protein: protein MTRFVPLAILFSLGAPAPSAVDGRKAYETRCTGCHGADGAGGGHGPGIVESRRARARSQQEVRDVIVKGIPEAGMPAFPMSAEDAEAIAAYVIALRSPASGNPTAGDAAAGAAFFAGKGKCAGCHMIGGRGGILGPDLTNLARERRLAQIVQALDDPKSKPSRSVNLRLRDGGSVRGLVRYEGPFDIGVLGLDGAFHSISKAAIADLKREAPLMPPFQAAETERRDLLAFLTRLDGRSSAHAQPMGEGVSFADIARPQPGEWPTYHGSLSGNRHSPLARIDTANVANLAPKWIFPIPGDSRRALQTTPIVAGGIMYVTAVNQAWGLDARTGREIWHFNRPRTSGLVGDAAGGINRGVAILGDRVFLQTDNAHLLALHRLTGQLLWDVELADSRDHYGSTGAPLVVNDLVIAGVSGGDEGVRGFLDAYRASTGERVWRFWTVPAPGEEGSETWQGSAAKHGCAATWLTGSYDPEAGILYWPTGNPCPDYNGDERKGDNLYSDSVLALDPVTGRKKWHFQFTPHDLHDWDATESLVLVDAPFRGRPRKLLLQGNRNGFFYVLDRITGEFLMAEPFVKRLTWASGIGPDGRPKMLPGSAPTPPGSLVCPAVAGASNWPATAFHPGTGLFFLMAQESCNVYTKAPQEWTRGDSFYGGATRRAPGEPSPKFLRALDMETGKLAWEVPVEGGILQSGLMTTAGGLVFYGDGSGAFIAADAASGKLLWHFDTGMAWKASPMTYSLNGDQYVAVAAGSAIMAFGLP, encoded by the coding sequence ATGACGAGGTTTGTTCCGCTGGCGATTCTCTTCTCCCTCGGAGCCCCCGCTCCCTCCGCCGTCGACGGCCGCAAAGCCTACGAGACGCGATGTACCGGCTGCCATGGCGCAGATGGCGCCGGCGGCGGTCATGGTCCCGGCATCGTCGAATCGCGCCGCGCCCGTGCCCGCTCCCAGCAGGAGGTGCGCGACGTCATTGTCAAGGGTATACCCGAGGCCGGCATGCCCGCGTTTCCGATGAGCGCCGAGGACGCGGAAGCAATCGCCGCCTATGTGATCGCGCTGCGCTCTCCCGCCTCTGGCAATCCCACCGCCGGTGACGCCGCCGCCGGAGCCGCCTTCTTCGCCGGCAAAGGCAAGTGCGCGGGTTGCCATATGATCGGTGGCCGTGGCGGCATCCTCGGTCCGGATCTCACCAATCTCGCCCGCGAACGCCGACTCGCCCAAATCGTCCAGGCACTCGACGATCCCAAGTCGAAGCCCTCGCGCTCCGTCAATCTCCGCCTTCGCGACGGCGGCTCCGTGCGCGGTCTCGTCCGCTACGAAGGCCCGTTCGATATCGGCGTGCTCGGCTTGGACGGCGCCTTCCACTCCATCTCGAAAGCCGCCATCGCCGATCTCAAACGCGAGGCGCCGCTGATGCCTCCGTTCCAGGCCGCCGAAACCGAACGGCGGGACCTGCTCGCTTTCCTCACTCGCCTCGACGGCCGCTCTTCCGCCCACGCTCAGCCCATGGGCGAAGGCGTTTCCTTCGCCGATATCGCTCGGCCCCAGCCGGGCGAGTGGCCCACCTATCACGGCAGCCTCAGTGGCAACCGCCACAGTCCCCTCGCCCGCATCGACACCGCCAACGTTGCCAATCTCGCCCCCAAGTGGATCTTCCCCATCCCCGGTGATTCCCGCCGCGCCCTGCAGACCACGCCGATTGTCGCCGGCGGCATCATGTACGTCACCGCCGTTAACCAGGCTTGGGGCCTCGACGCTCGCACCGGCCGCGAGATCTGGCACTTCAACCGCCCGCGCACTTCCGGACTCGTCGGAGACGCCGCCGGCGGCATCAATCGCGGCGTCGCCATCCTCGGCGATCGCGTGTTCCTCCAAACCGACAATGCCCACCTGCTCGCGCTCCATCGCCTCACCGGACAGCTCCTCTGGGACGTCGAACTCGCCGATTCGCGCGACCACTACGGTTCCACAGGCGCTCCCCTCGTTGTCAATGACCTCGTGATTGCCGGCGTCTCCGGCGGCGACGAAGGCGTCCGCGGATTCCTCGATGCCTACCGCGCCTCCACCGGCGAACGAGTCTGGCGCTTCTGGACCGTCCCCGCTCCCGGCGAAGAAGGCTCCGAAACTTGGCAGGGCTCCGCCGCCAAACACGGCTGCGCCGCCACGTGGCTCACCGGCAGCTACGATCCCGAAGCAGGCATCCTCTACTGGCCCACCGGCAATCCCTGTCCTGACTACAACGGCGACGAACGCAAGGGCGACAACCTCTACTCCGATTCCGTCCTCGCCCTCGATCCCGTCACCGGCCGCAAAAAATGGCACTTCCAGTTCACCCCGCACGACCTTCATGACTGGGACGCCACCGAATCCCTCGTCCTCGTCGACGCCCCGTTCCGCGGCCGTCCCCGCAAACTGCTCCTGCAAGGCAATCGCAACGGCTTCTTCTACGTGCTCGATCGAATCACCGGCGAGTTCCTCATGGCGGAGCCCTTCGTTAAGCGCCTCACCTGGGCCAGCGGCATCGGGCCCGACGGCCGCCCCAAAATGCTTCCCGGCAGCGCTCCCACCCCGCCCGGATCGCTCGTCTGCCCGGCCGTGGCCGGTGCGTCCAACTGGCCCGCCACCGCCTTCCATCCCGGCACCGGACTCTTCTTCCTGATGGCGCAGGAGTCCTGCAACGTCTACACCAAAGCGCCGCAGGAGTGGACTCGCGGCGATTCCTTCTACGGCGGCGCCACCCGCCGCGCCCCCGGCGAACCCTCGCCCAAGTTCCTCCGCGCGCTCGACATGGAAACGGGTAAGCTCGCCTGGGAAGTCCCCGTCGAAGGCGGCATTCTGCAAAGCGGTTTGATGACCACCGCCGGCGGCCTCGTTTTCTACGGCGACGGAAGCGGAGCCTTCATCGCCGCCGACGCCGCCTCCGGCAAACTCCTCTGGCACTTCGATACGGGCATGGCGTGGAAGGCTTCCCCCATGACCTACTCCCTCAACGGCGACCAATACGTCGCCGTCGCCGCCGGCTCCGCGATCATGGCTTTCGGCCTCCCGTAG
- a CDS encoding glycosyltransferase family 4 protein → MIDGARLYSEDTPRLLLILTEFPPSFGGMQTHAVELCRHLHRVGFHAEVATYRGPEVEFPFPVHRCLSRIGFTENLRILERLVEKTRPDLIYASTIFYGRLSASTGIPMVARSAGNDVLRPWIAWPYRWLSGVLSTPAFEEAVYKRFRKLDWPEAVECLLLDRRRAEMALSARHIRRILANSEYTAGLLRELAAGDVEILPGGVDARRFFPRRDTRAELGLPADQWVVMTACRMVPKKGLDVLLHAAARLPNVHLLVAGEGRQLRQCRETAERLGVAGRVTFTGRIAHDNLPHYYWAADQFVLASREHVDARTGLRDVETMGRVLCEAHAAGVPAIASRTGGIPSIVDDGRNGLLFEPDDPDGLVQCIERLRQDGDLSRHVVSEGLRDATERWDWSVICEAHERVFRGAAKAQLPASDEMPGSTPPRLASSMQGARLPA, encoded by the coding sequence ATGATAGACGGAGCGCGACTATACTCGGAGGATACGCCGCGGCTTCTGCTGATCCTCACCGAGTTTCCGCCTTCTTTCGGCGGCATGCAGACGCACGCCGTGGAGCTTTGCCGGCACCTGCACCGAGTTGGCTTTCACGCGGAGGTGGCGACGTACCGGGGTCCGGAGGTGGAGTTCCCATTTCCGGTTCACCGCTGCCTGAGCCGCATCGGATTCACGGAGAACCTGCGAATTCTCGAGAGACTCGTGGAGAAGACGCGGCCCGATCTGATCTACGCGTCGACGATCTTCTACGGCCGGCTTTCCGCGTCAACGGGCATTCCGATGGTGGCGCGATCGGCGGGGAACGATGTGCTGCGGCCGTGGATCGCGTGGCCATACCGATGGCTGAGCGGCGTGCTGAGCACACCGGCGTTCGAGGAGGCGGTGTACAAGCGCTTCCGGAAGCTCGACTGGCCAGAGGCGGTAGAGTGCCTGCTACTGGACCGGCGCCGGGCGGAGATGGCGCTGTCGGCACGGCACATCCGGCGCATCCTTGCCAACAGCGAATACACGGCGGGACTGCTGCGGGAGCTGGCGGCGGGCGACGTGGAGATTCTGCCCGGGGGCGTGGACGCGCGGCGATTCTTCCCGCGGCGGGACACACGCGCGGAGCTGGGACTTCCGGCGGACCAGTGGGTGGTGATGACGGCGTGCCGCATGGTTCCGAAGAAGGGGCTCGACGTTTTGCTGCACGCCGCCGCGCGGCTTCCCAATGTGCATCTGCTGGTTGCCGGCGAAGGCAGACAGCTTCGCCAGTGCCGCGAGACGGCGGAGCGACTGGGCGTTGCCGGGCGGGTGACGTTCACGGGGCGAATCGCCCATGACAACTTGCCGCATTACTACTGGGCGGCGGACCAGTTCGTGCTGGCGAGCCGTGAACATGTAGACGCACGAACGGGGTTGCGCGACGTGGAAACGATGGGCCGGGTGCTGTGCGAGGCCCATGCGGCGGGGGTTCCGGCGATCGCGTCGCGGACGGGGGGCATTCCCAGCATCGTCGACGACGGCCGCAACGGGCTATTGTTCGAGCCGGACGATCCCGACGGGCTGGTGCAGTGCATCGAGCGGCTGCGTCAGGACGGGGATCTGTCGCGGCACGTGGTGAGCGAGGGTTTGCGCGACGCAACGGAGCGCTGGGACTGGAGCGTGATTTGCGAGGCGCATGAGCGGGTGTTTCGCGGGGCGGCGAAGGCTCAGCTACCGGCGAGCGACGAGATGCCAGGCTCTACTCCACCCAGATTGGCGAGCTCCATGCAAGGCGCCCGTCTTCCTGCATGA
- a CDS encoding DUF3604 domain-containing protein, with protein sequence MKKVATPGTLLLLMAAGAVTLRPAPPQPPAQPEPVTILMTFGLNAKADQKWDGSIEVAGGGLVGLRGHQFSEEDSVDGSAWKLRNRRDEIVGFARINYTEMSPAHLPPVLFFPVGLYAAIRPGPATRVSVRTAQGDFTFNLSEIGAEPKAFLNGAATVIWAPTVANITTERYEDDEPEIARLGDGSIAVAWVGYREREDRVFFRKQENGAWSPTEAVTTAGADIFRCSISTDENGDPWVVWSQRDGAQWHLWGRHRRAGRWQSPIKLTDAGSNIFHRSASNGGEIFLVWQSFRGPAGKGQSDIYLRRLVKGQWVPEQRVSESPANDWEPSVAAGSDGAAFIAWDSYDKSNYDIFFRSFEGGKLGAIQPVTSNARFQAHTSIAVDSANRPWLAWDESGANWGKDQGFLINPPISTPLHQERTIRLARWDGRQWLEPKAQLAPFYVYQLFPNFENPRIAFDSKGTLTMVFRHWTRKEARSIGSKIGWENYLTRFDGANWTHPVPLDHSRGSIEKRPALARGADGGIWAAWMTDERPFTDLVPRNAEIYVANLKAAPAAPSYDAAKFVPLADPYAEELPIHIAEKEDVAKIRDYTIRAGNRSYKIYRGDMHRHSDVSQDFKYDGSLIEIYRYALDAAAFDYIVPTDHQLGYDQEFTWWQDEKLTDLFHVAGTFTPLFGYERSLNYPNGHRNVILPKRGTRPLPIPPEEARGQTGAAKLYEYLRSNNGISMPHSSGTDQGTDWRDNDPDVEPLIEIYQGYRASYEYENAPAAASREKLITQRSGYQAAGYWWKALEKGYKLGVQASSDHWSTHISYACILAENFTREGMFDALKKRHAYGATDNIVLDFQARSGEATYIMGDSFKSRTAPALTIRARGTSRISQIAIVKNQQFVYVGRPNSRDVDIEFADRDFQPGFNYYYTRVMQEDGRLAWSSPIWVE encoded by the coding sequence ATGAAGAAGGTTGCAACGCCGGGAACTCTCCTCCTCTTGATGGCCGCTGGAGCGGTCACTCTGCGGCCGGCTCCTCCCCAACCGCCCGCGCAGCCGGAACCCGTCACGATTCTGATGACGTTCGGCCTGAACGCCAAAGCCGATCAGAAATGGGACGGCTCCATTGAAGTCGCCGGCGGCGGCCTGGTCGGTCTCCGCGGACACCAGTTCTCCGAAGAAGACTCGGTCGACGGCAGCGCCTGGAAGCTCCGCAACCGCCGCGACGAAATCGTCGGCTTCGCCCGCATCAACTACACCGAGATGAGCCCCGCGCACCTGCCGCCCGTGCTCTTCTTCCCCGTCGGCCTCTATGCCGCCATCCGGCCCGGCCCGGCCACACGCGTCTCCGTCCGCACCGCGCAGGGGGATTTCACCTTCAACCTCTCTGAAATCGGCGCCGAACCGAAAGCCTTCCTCAACGGCGCTGCTACCGTCATCTGGGCGCCGACGGTTGCCAACATCACCACCGAACGCTACGAAGACGACGAACCCGAAATCGCCCGCCTCGGCGACGGCTCCATCGCCGTAGCCTGGGTCGGCTACCGCGAACGCGAGGACCGCGTCTTCTTCCGCAAGCAGGAAAACGGCGCGTGGTCGCCCACTGAGGCGGTCACCACCGCCGGAGCCGACATCTTCCGCTGCTCCATCTCCACTGACGAAAACGGCGATCCCTGGGTCGTCTGGAGCCAGCGCGACGGCGCGCAGTGGCACCTCTGGGGAAGGCATCGCCGCGCCGGACGCTGGCAGTCTCCCATCAAGCTCACCGACGCCGGCTCCAACATCTTCCACCGCTCCGCATCGAACGGCGGCGAAATCTTCCTCGTCTGGCAGAGCTTTCGCGGACCTGCTGGCAAGGGCCAAAGCGATATCTATCTCCGCCGCCTGGTGAAAGGTCAGTGGGTGCCAGAACAGCGCGTCAGCGAATCGCCCGCCAATGATTGGGAACCGTCGGTCGCCGCCGGTTCCGATGGCGCCGCCTTCATCGCCTGGGATAGCTACGACAAGAGCAACTACGACATCTTTTTCCGAAGTTTCGAAGGCGGGAAACTCGGCGCCATCCAGCCCGTTACCTCGAACGCCCGTTTCCAGGCCCATACCTCCATCGCCGTCGACTCCGCCAACCGCCCCTGGCTTGCCTGGGATGAGTCCGGCGCCAATTGGGGCAAGGACCAGGGCTTCCTCATCAACCCGCCCATCTCCACGCCCCTGCACCAGGAACGCACCATCCGCCTCGCCCGTTGGGATGGCCGCCAATGGCTCGAACCAAAAGCTCAACTTGCGCCGTTCTACGTTTATCAACTCTTCCCCAACTTCGAGAATCCCCGCATCGCGTTTGACTCCAAGGGCACACTCACGATGGTCTTCCGCCACTGGACGCGCAAGGAAGCTCGCTCCATCGGAAGCAAGATCGGCTGGGAGAACTACCTCACCCGCTTCGACGGCGCCAACTGGACCCACCCCGTCCCCCTCGATCACAGCCGCGGTTCCATCGAGAAGCGTCCCGCGCTTGCCCGCGGCGCCGATGGCGGAATCTGGGCCGCGTGGATGACCGACGAACGCCCCTTCACCGATCTCGTCCCGCGCAACGCCGAAATCTACGTCGCCAACCTCAAAGCCGCGCCCGCCGCCCCTTCCTACGACGCCGCGAAGTTCGTCCCCCTCGCCGACCCCTACGCCGAAGAACTACCCATCCACATCGCCGAGAAAGAAGACGTAGCCAAGATCCGCGACTACACCATCCGCGCCGGAAACCGCAGTTACAAGATCTATCGCGGAGACATGCACCGCCACAGCGACGTCTCGCAGGATTTCAAGTACGACGGCTCCCTCATCGAAATTTACCGCTACGCCCTCGACGCCGCCGCCTTCGACTACATCGTTCCCACCGACCACCAGCTCGGCTACGACCAGGAGTTCACCTGGTGGCAGGACGAAAAACTCACGGACCTCTTCCACGTCGCCGGCACCTTCACGCCCCTATTCGGCTATGAGCGCAGCCTGAACTACCCCAATGGGCACCGCAACGTGATCCTGCCCAAACGGGGTACCCGGCCGCTGCCGATTCCCCCCGAGGAGGCCCGCGGCCAAACCGGTGCGGCCAAGCTCTACGAATACCTGCGCAGCAACAACGGCATCTCCATGCCCCACTCGAGCGGTACCGACCAGGGCACCGATTGGCGCGATAACGATCCCGATGTGGAACCGCTCATCGAGATCTACCAAGGCTACCGCGCTAGCTACGAATACGAGAACGCCCCCGCCGCCGCCAGCCGCGAGAAGCTCATCACACAGCGAAGCGGCTACCAGGCCGCTGGCTACTGGTGGAAAGCACTGGAGAAGGGATACAAACTCGGCGTGCAAGCCAGCTCCGATCATTGGTCCACGCACATCTCCTACGCCTGCATCCTGGCCGAAAACTTCACCCGCGAAGGCATGTTCGACGCGCTCAAAAAGCGCCACGCCTACGGCGCCACAGACAACATCGTCCTCGACTTTCAGGCCCGCTCCGGCGAAGCCACCTACATCATGGGCGATAGCTTCAAGTCGCGAACCGCCCCCGCGCTCACCATCCGCGCCCGCGGCACCAGCCGCATCTCGCAGATCGCGATCGTCAAGAATCAGCAGTTCGTCTACGTCGGACGTCCCAACTCGCGCGACGTCGATATCGAGTTCGCGGATCGCGATTTCCAGCCTGGCTTCAACTACTACTACACCCGTGTCATGCAGGAAGACGGGCGCCTTGCATGGAGCTCGCCAATCTGGGTGGAGTAG
- a CDS encoding PepSY domain-containing protein: MYRLMRNIHLGLGLISVLMALVFAVSSIVIVYRPLLNTKPTETETAVTLPADARSAPRAAALALMTGHGLRGDLRDIQEKDGRVTFHIVRPGEVSDVAYAVSSGDATIKTKRQSALETLVSLHTNHGFWHEYMPSNLWAALALFASLGLLLLGLSGIYLWFQHHKERVIGGVLLGFSLIFGFTALLLTRLQQ, encoded by the coding sequence ATGTACCGATTGATGCGCAACATCCACCTCGGCCTCGGGCTGATCTCTGTTCTGATGGCGCTCGTGTTCGCCGTCAGCTCCATCGTGATCGTCTACCGCCCGCTGCTCAACACCAAGCCCACCGAGACGGAAACCGCCGTCACCCTCCCGGCCGATGCGCGATCAGCTCCCCGCGCCGCCGCTCTCGCACTCATGACAGGCCACGGCCTTCGCGGCGACCTCCGCGATATCCAGGAAAAAGATGGGCGCGTCACCTTCCACATCGTCCGCCCCGGCGAGGTCTCCGACGTCGCCTACGCCGTCTCCTCCGGCGATGCCACCATCAAAACCAAACGCCAGAGCGCACTGGAAACCCTCGTCAGTCTCCACACTAACCATGGCTTCTGGCACGAATACATGCCCTCCAACCTCTGGGCCGCCCTCGCCCTGTTCGCGTCCCTCGGGCTGCTGCTGCTCGGCCTGTCCGGCATTTATCTCTGGTTCCAGCATCACAAGGAGCGCGTCATCGGCGGCGTCCTCCTCGGCTTCAGTCTCATCTTCGGATTCACGGCGCTGCTGCTCACGCGCCTCCAGCAATAA
- a CDS encoding PepSY domain-containing protein, with product MTKRTFNEWTKKIHMYAGLLTFTAFVVWGVTGVEAVFLPSPGNFHPPPVSSSREFPFQAPGDLDDKQLAKAIFETAAIPLAGGRYNIHRDDDSNLAFNVFTINGGREVTFLEKSGAVRVDHRRNSLLSYLSSMHTAHHNRHQLTLAASAWGYFNELSVWAFLFMTISGVYMWLATRPSLRWAQLSLGGMAVLTVALWFAIR from the coding sequence ATGACGAAACGAACTTTCAACGAATGGACCAAGAAGATCCACATGTACGCCGGACTCCTCACCTTCACCGCCTTCGTCGTCTGGGGCGTCACCGGAGTGGAAGCTGTCTTCCTCCCGTCGCCCGGCAACTTCCATCCGCCGCCGGTCTCTTCCAGCCGCGAGTTCCCCTTCCAGGCTCCTGGCGATCTCGACGACAAGCAACTGGCCAAGGCGATCTTCGAAACCGCCGCGATCCCGCTCGCCGGAGGACGCTACAACATCCATCGCGACGACGACTCCAATCTCGCCTTCAACGTCTTCACCATCAACGGCGGACGCGAAGTGACGTTTCTCGAAAAATCCGGCGCCGTTCGCGTCGACCACCGCCGCAACAGCCTGCTCAGCTATCTCTCCTCCATGCACACCGCCCATCACAACCGCCACCAGCTCACGCTCGCCGCCAGCGCCTGGGGTTACTTCAACGAGCTCTCCGTATGGGCCTTCCTGTTCATGACTATCTCCGGCGTCTACATGTGGCTCGCCACCCGCCCCAGCCTGCGGTGGGCGCAACTCTCTCTTGGCGGGATGGCCGTTCTTACCGTGGCCCTCTGGTTCGCGATCCGGTGA
- a CDS encoding sulfite exporter TauE/SafE family protein has protein sequence MRWWLGWVAAFYVVWAILTFGFGYWGHVKENWPIAAAMALGSYVAGSTPMGGGTVGFPVLVLLFDMPPSLGRNFGLLIQSIGMTSATIFILCRRIPVEYGMLIRTIPSAAIGLVLGTFLVVPRVSDVAVKLIFACLWASFGVLTLLKNREMCDFHGRPVIPPVERNLLSIAVGLFGGITAALTGVGIDMLLYTLLVLLYRMDLKIAVPTSVMIMAAASLMGTALHVAIGDLSANVYHSWLAASPVVILGAPLGAYIVTLIPRIYTLYFVAVLCVFQFFWALWVTGPTPAQWLFVAVNLVIAMAGFRVLYSAGKRRAARG, from the coding sequence ATGCGTTGGTGGCTGGGGTGGGTGGCCGCCTTCTATGTGGTTTGGGCGATCCTGACATTCGGTTTCGGCTATTGGGGCCATGTGAAGGAGAATTGGCCGATCGCGGCGGCGATGGCGCTGGGGAGCTACGTGGCGGGGTCGACGCCGATGGGCGGGGGCACGGTTGGCTTTCCGGTTCTGGTGCTGCTGTTCGACATGCCGCCTTCGCTCGGCCGGAATTTCGGTTTGCTGATTCAATCGATCGGCATGACGTCGGCAACCATCTTTATCCTGTGCCGTCGGATCCCGGTGGAGTACGGGATGTTGATACGGACGATTCCGAGCGCGGCGATCGGGTTGGTACTTGGTACGTTCCTGGTTGTACCGCGCGTATCGGACGTGGCGGTGAAACTGATTTTCGCCTGCCTGTGGGCCAGTTTTGGCGTGTTGACGCTGCTGAAGAATCGCGAGATGTGCGATTTTCACGGCCGGCCGGTGATCCCACCGGTGGAACGGAACCTGCTCAGTATCGCGGTGGGCTTGTTCGGCGGGATCACCGCGGCGCTCACGGGCGTGGGCATCGATATGTTGCTGTATACTCTGCTCGTACTTCTCTACCGAATGGATTTGAAGATCGCGGTGCCGACGTCGGTGATGATCATGGCGGCGGCGTCCCTGATGGGAACGGCGTTGCACGTGGCGATTGGAGACTTGAGCGCGAATGTGTACCATAGCTGGCTTGCGGCGTCGCCGGTGGTGATACTCGGCGCTCCGCTGGGGGCGTATATCGTGACATTGATTCCGAGGATCTATACGCTCTATTTCGTGGCGGTGCTGTGCGTGTTTCAGTTCTTCTGGGCATTATGGGTCACCGGGCCGACACCGGCGCAGTGGCTTTTCGTGGCGGTGAACCTGGTGATCGCGATGGCCGGGTTCCGCGTGTTGTACAGCGCCGGGAAGCGAAGAGCGGCGCGCGGATAG
- a CDS encoding FG-GAP-like repeat-containing protein, translated as MSSPLNTFFKMTGALLEAGLVTMHAGARAMQDNIEALTGTDTKAAMRDVPVNGPTTVDGALAQIGNHVMRIGWRTKPEPAGVMQAMAETLQSARHAFGYIEPFDARFFALPITVPLSAFGLMSELALRAVMGYSVLGPKRLAPFARDIGEMYSEVGVFLSLQYDKLIEFHRERLRQNPNDNETRAVLGRILVKCGLYDQAIEELRHAEGDPSTREVALHETAVAHYRAGRFQQAVDKGIETMRVNPENERARAWLWLSSQSLGGYPDSVPPGFRMEVKAGHEPTTFRVEDIAAKIGMDKTSAGRGTAVIDFNNDGLLDLVFTGAHGGLSLYRNNGDGTFTDVSVNSGLDECVNGFVVTAGDYDNDGFVDLYVTRLGFYVGNSVLYHNNGDGTFTDVTAQAGVENWGPGFTASWVDYDCDGHLDLFVANNLGGLFDRRMPNRLFHNNGDGTFTEVTEQAGMYTIFPTFGSCWGDYNNDGYPDLFVSASLGRPQLFRNNGDGTFTEVGLQAGLTEVLIGSTCFFCDYDNDGWLDIVQFTWSDHEDVIHTLRNGHGPADGRPMRVYHNNRDGTFSVRSEELGIDGCWGTMTGNCGDLNNDGNLEILLGNGSPRMDRLEPLVLLENDGNKFRNVTFSAGLPFVGKSHGTNCADLFGDGRLSVIIAAGGAYPGDLLTASVYCPVERTGNYLNVRLTGTRSNRSAIGARVTIHTGSKLQMREVGGGTNFGCLPLEQHFGLGSLAAIDSLEIRWPSGLVQRFTNPPVNRSITIVEGETTWKDTYPGR; from the coding sequence ATGAGTTCGCCCCTGAACACCTTCTTCAAGATGACCGGCGCGCTGCTCGAAGCCGGCTTGGTCACCATGCACGCGGGCGCCCGCGCGATGCAGGACAATATCGAAGCCCTCACCGGAACCGATACCAAGGCGGCCATGCGCGACGTGCCCGTCAACGGTCCCACCACCGTCGACGGCGCCCTCGCGCAAATCGGCAACCACGTGATGCGCATCGGCTGGCGGACTAAACCAGAGCCGGCCGGAGTCATGCAGGCCATGGCCGAGACGTTGCAGTCCGCACGCCACGCTTTCGGCTACATCGAGCCGTTTGACGCCCGGTTCTTTGCTCTTCCGATTACGGTGCCTCTATCGGCGTTCGGCCTCATGTCCGAACTCGCCTTACGCGCCGTCATGGGCTACTCGGTGCTCGGGCCGAAGCGGCTGGCCCCGTTCGCGCGCGACATCGGCGAAATGTACAGCGAGGTCGGCGTCTTCCTCAGCCTCCAGTACGACAAGCTCATCGAATTTCATCGCGAGCGCCTCCGCCAGAATCCCAACGACAACGAGACCAGGGCCGTTCTCGGCCGAATCCTCGTGAAGTGCGGCCTCTACGATCAGGCCATCGAAGAGCTTCGCCACGCCGAAGGCGACCCGTCCACCCGCGAAGTCGCCCTCCACGAAACCGCCGTCGCCCACTACCGCGCCGGAAGATTTCAACAGGCTGTCGACAAGGGCATCGAGACCATGCGCGTGAACCCGGAAAACGAACGCGCTCGCGCCTGGCTCTGGCTCAGCTCCCAGTCACTCGGCGGCTATCCCGATTCGGTTCCCCCCGGCTTCCGTATGGAGGTCAAGGCCGGCCACGAGCCCACCACCTTCCGCGTCGAGGATATCGCCGCCAAGATCGGCATGGACAAAACCAGCGCCGGCCGTGGCACCGCCGTCATCGATTTCAATAACGACGGGCTCCTCGATCTCGTCTTCACCGGCGCGCACGGCGGCTTGAGCCTCTACCGCAACAACGGCGACGGCACCTTCACCGACGTCTCCGTCAACTCCGGCCTCGACGAGTGCGTCAACGGTTTCGTCGTCACCGCCGGCGACTACGACAACGACGGCTTCGTCGATCTCTACGTAACCCGTCTCGGCTTCTACGTCGGCAACTCCGTGCTGTACCACAACAACGGCGACGGCACCTTCACCGACGTCACCGCCCAGGCCGGCGTCGAGAATTGGGGCCCGGGGTTCACCGCCTCCTGGGTCGACTACGATTGCGACGGCCATCTCGACCTGTTCGTCGCCAACAATCTCGGCGGGCTTTTTGACCGCCGCATGCCCAACCGCCTGTTCCACAACAACGGCGACGGCACCTTCACCGAAGTCACCGAGCAGGCCGGCATGTACACCATCTTCCCGACCTTCGGCTCCTGCTGGGGCGACTACAACAACGATGGCTACCCGGACCTGTTCGTCAGCGCCAGCCTGGGCCGCCCTCAGTTGTTCCGCAACAACGGCGACGGAACGTTCACCGAAGTCGGCCTCCAGGCCGGGCTCACCGAAGTTCTGATCGGCAGCACCTGCTTCTTCTGCGACTACGACAACGACGGCTGGCTAGACATCGTGCAGTTCACCTGGTCGGATCACGAAGACGTCATCCACACCCTCCGCAACGGTCACGGTCCCGCCGACGGTCGGCCGATGCGCGTCTACCACAACAATCGCGACGGTACATTCTCGGTCCGCTCCGAGGAACTCGGCATTGATGGCTGCTGGGGCACTATGACCGGCAATTGCGGCGACCTCAACAACGACGGAAATCTCGAAATCCTGCTCGGCAATGGTAGCCCGCGCATGGACCGCCTCGAGCCCCTCGTTCTTCTCGAAAACGACGGAAACAAATTCCGCAACGTCACCTTCTCCGCCGGCCTTCCCTTCGTCGGCAAGAGCCACGGCACCAACTGCGCGGACCTGTTCGGCGACGGCCGCCTTTCGGTCATCATCGCCGCCGGCGGCGCCTATCCGGGAGATCTGCTCACCGCGTCCGTCTACTGTCCCGTCGAGCGCACCGGCAACTATCTGAACGTCCGGCTCACCGGAACCCGGAGCAACCGCAGCGCCATCGGCGCCCGAGTCACCATCCACACCGGAAGCAAACTGCAGATGCGCGAAGTAGGCGGCGGCACAAACTTCGGCTGCCTGCCCCTCGAACAGCACTTCGGTCTCGGCAGTCTCGCCGCCATCGATTCGCTCGAAATCCGCTGGCCCAGCGGCCTCGTGCAGCGCTTCACGAATCCGCCGGTCAACCGTTCGATCACCATCGTCGAAGGGGAGACGACGTGGAAAGATACCTATCCTGGCCGCTAA